TGCCGGCACCGTTCATTTATCTCGTCATCCTCGCGCTGGCGATGGCGGTGGTGCTGCACCACAGCGCGTTCGGCCGCCACGTCTTCGCGCTCGGCGGCAACGAGAAGGCGGCGGAGCTGACCGGCATTCCGGTGGTGCGGGTGAAGATCGAGGTCTATGTGATCTGCGCGCTCGCCGCCGGCCTCCAGGGCATCATCATCTCCGGCTGGCTCGGATCGGCGCCCGCCAACATGGCGACCTCCTATGAGCTCAACGTGATCGCGGCGGCCGTGATCGGCGGCGCCAATCTCGCCGGCGGCATCGGTGGTCCGCTCGGGGCCATCGTCGGCTGCGTGCTGCTCGAGGTGATCCGCAACGGTCTCGTATTGGCGCAGGTCTCCTCCTACTGGCAGCAGACGCTGGTGGGCGTGATCATCATTCTGGCCGTGCTGGTCGATCGCATCCGCTCGCGGATGACCTGACGTGACGTCGCTCCGGGAAGGCAACGAAAATGCCGCCTGTCCACTTCCCGGGCGCTTTCGAGAGGATGGGCACCAAACAAGGGTGGAGGAGACAATGAGGAAACTTCTTCTTGCCGGTATCGCGGTTGCGATGATGGCGACGCCGGCGTTCGCCGCGAACTACCGCTTCGTGATCGTGCCAAAGGCGATGAACAATCCGTTCTTCGACTTCGCGCGCGACGGCTGCCTGAAGCGGGCCAAGGAGCTCGGCAATATCGAGTGCATCTACAAGGGCCCGGTTGAGCATGAGCCGGCGACGCAGGCGCAGATCATCCAGGACTTCGTCACCCAGAAGGTCGACGGCCTCGCCATCTCGGTCGCGGACGTCGCGGCCATGACCAAGTCGATCGAGGCGGCGACCGCCGCCGGCATCCCCGTCATCACCTTCGACGCGGACGCGCCTGGTTCCAAGCGCATCGCCTATATCGGCACCAACAACAAGGAGTTCGGCGTTGCGCTCGGCAAGCAGCTCCTGAAGATGCGGCCCGATGGCGGCAAATACGCGATGGTCTCGGGCGGTCCCGGCGCCAAGAACCTCGCCGAGCGCGTCGACGGCGTGCGCGAGGCGCTGAAAGGCTCGAAATGGACCGAGGTCGCGGGTTCCCCGACGTTCTGCAATGATGATCCCGCGCTCGCGGTCCAGCAGATGACGGACATGCGCACCGCAACGCCCGATCTCGCCGCGATCGTTCCGATCGGCGGCTGGCCGATGTTCGCCCCCGAGGGCTTCAAGGCCTTCGCCTCCAGGAACAAGAAGGACATCGACAGCGGCAAGTTCACGCTTGTCGTCGCCGATACGCTGAGGATGCAGCTCGAGCTCTTGCGTGACGGCTATGCCAACGCGCTGGTCGGCCAGCGTCCGTTCGAGATGGGCGAGAAGGCGATGGACACCCTGCTCGCCATCAAGAAGGGCGAGAAGGTGCCGGAGATCGTCTACACCGGCCTCGACCTCGTCACCAAGGACAACGTTGCGCAGATGCTGAAGTAGGAGCGCCGCCAGCCCCGCGCTCCCGCGTGCTCCCCCGCTTGCGGTTTCCGCAAGCGGGGGAGATGATCTTTGGACTGCCAGAAGGACATTGGAATGAAGCGGTCGCGGCTCGGCTCCCTCGACGTCACCTCAATCGGCCTCGGTTCCGCCCCGCTCGGCGGATTGTTCAGTCCGGTCAGCGATGCCGATGCGGAGGCGACGATCGCACGCGCCTGGTCGGCCGGCATCCGCTTCTACGACACCGCGCCGCTCTACGGCTTTGGTCTCGCAGAACGCCGGCTCGGCGGGTTCCTGCGGCAGCAGAAGCGCGACTCCTATGCCATCTCGACCAAGGTCGGCCGTTTGCTGCGCGCTCCCGATGGCGGCGCCGCCGAGGACGAGCACTACAAGGGCACGCCGCGCGAGCGGCCGGTGTTCGATTTCAGCCATGACGGCGTGATGCGTTCGGTCGAGGAGAGTCTTGCTCGCCTCGGGCTCGATTACGTCGATGTGTTGCTCGTGCACGATCCCGACGATCACTATGACGACGCCGTCAGCGGCGCCTTCCGCGCGCTCCAGCGCCTGCGCAGCGAGGGCACGGTCAAGGCGATCGGCGCCGGCATGAACCAGTCGGAAATGCTGGTGCGTTTCGCCGAGGCCGTGCCGGTCG
This is a stretch of genomic DNA from Bradyrhizobium sp. CB2312. It encodes these proteins:
- a CDS encoding aldo/keto reductase — encoded protein: MKRSRLGSLDVTSIGLGSAPLGGLFSPVSDADAEATIARAWSAGIRFYDTAPLYGFGLAERRLGGFLRQQKRDSYAISTKVGRLLRAPDGGAAEDEHYKGTPRERPVFDFSHDGVMRSVEESLARLGLDYVDVLLVHDPDDHYDDAVSGAFRALQRLRSEGTVKAIGAGMNQSEMLVRFAEAVPVDCFLLAGRYTLLDQGALDALFPLCQAKNIGILLGGIYNSGILANPHAGAKFNYQDADASLVARALELEELCRRHGTELKAAALQFCMVHPAVTVAVMGARNAAEVSDNIAMSEQAVPPAFWHELRARNLVDARAPLPGGA
- a CDS encoding sugar-binding protein, translating into MRKLLLAGIAVAMMATPAFAANYRFVIVPKAMNNPFFDFARDGCLKRAKELGNIECIYKGPVEHEPATQAQIIQDFVTQKVDGLAISVADVAAMTKSIEAATAAGIPVITFDADAPGSKRIAYIGTNNKEFGVALGKQLLKMRPDGGKYAMVSGGPGAKNLAERVDGVREALKGSKWTEVAGSPTFCNDDPALAVQQMTDMRTATPDLAAIVPIGGWPMFAPEGFKAFASRNKKDIDSGKFTLVVADTLRMQLELLRDGYANALVGQRPFEMGEKAMDTLLAIKKGEKVPEIVYTGLDLVTKDNVAQMLK